The Endomicrobiales bacterium genome has a window encoding:
- a CDS encoding gamma carbonic anhydrase family protein: MNEDVLKIVPKLHSSCYISKNVVLLGQIEIASGSSVWFGSVLRGDVAGIFIGKNTNLQDAVLVHTNYNLPVKIGNGVTIGHGAILHGCQIADNCLIGMGAIVLDGAKIGKNCMIGAGAIVTEYTNIPANSVVVGIPAKIIKKTSQENKKRILLNEKEYVAFAKLYKRMDK; encoded by the coding sequence ATGAACGAAGATGTCCTAAAAATCGTTCCAAAGCTGCACTCATCTTGCTATATATCAAAAAATGTTGTTTTGCTTGGCCAAATAGAAATAGCTTCTGGCTCTTCTGTGTGGTTTGGTTCTGTTTTACGCGGCGATGTTGCCGGCATATTTATTGGTAAAAATACAAACCTGCAAGATGCCGTTTTAGTGCATACAAATTATAATCTACCTGTAAAAATTGGCAACGGTGTTACAATTGGACATGGTGCTATTTTGCATGGGTGTCAAATAGCCGATAATTGCCTTATAGGTATGGGCGCGATAGTTCTTGACGGTGCGAAAATAGGCAAAAATTGCATGATTGGCGCCGGCGCAATTGTTACTGAATATACAAATATCCCTGCAAACTCCGTTGTAGTTGGCATACCGGCAAAAATAATCAAAAAAACTTCTCAAGAAAACAAAAAACGCATCTTGCTAAATGAAAAAGAATATGTCGCATTTGCGAAACTATATAAGCGAATGGATAAATAA
- the argF gene encoding ornithine carbamoyltransferase yields MTKHLLSVFDLNKAEIWSIIKSAIALKKSGKSSKILAGYALGMIFEKPSTRTSVSFAVAMDQLGGMPLMLDAKNLQRKRGETIKDTAYTLSRYLDGMMIRAFKHSDVQEFAKWSSVPIINGLTDKEHPCQVFGDILTIVEKRKIKTPEGLKQISVAFVGDGNNMANSWCAAAGVLGFSLYLARPKGYGPDKEILKRSLEEAKKSGAKIEVLENAQIAAQNADVLYTDVWTSMGEEDEAEERRVIFKKYQINANLLSLAKVNCLVMHCLPAIRGEEITSDVMDGKNSVIFDQAENRLHIQKAILKHYLK; encoded by the coding sequence ATGACAAAGCATCTTCTATCAGTATTTGATTTAAACAAAGCCGAAATTTGGTCAATAATAAAATCGGCCATAGCGCTTAAAAAATCCGGCAAATCAAGCAAAATCCTTGCCGGCTATGCCCTTGGTATGATATTTGAAAAGCCATCAACCAGAACATCGGTCTCTTTTGCCGTAGCAATGGATCAGCTTGGCGGAATGCCGCTAATGCTTGATGCCAAAAACCTTCAAAGGAAAAGAGGGGAAACAATTAAAGATACCGCCTACACGCTTTCGCGTTATTTAGATGGTATGATGATACGGGCTTTCAAACATTCCGATGTGCAGGAGTTTGCCAAGTGGTCATCTGTGCCAATTATAAATGGCCTTACTGATAAAGAACACCCATGTCAGGTTTTTGGTGACATACTTACAATAGTTGAAAAAAGAAAAATAAAAACGCCAGAGGGCTTAAAACAAATTAGTGTTGCATTTGTTGGCGATGGTAACAATATGGCAAACTCATGGTGCGCCGCAGCAGGCGTGCTTGGTTTTAGCTTGTATCTTGCGCGCCCAAAAGGTTACGGCCCCGATAAAGAAATTCTTAAACGGTCTTTAGAAGAAGCAAAAAAAAGTGGTGCCAAAATAGAAGTGCTTGAAAACGCGCAAATTGCCGCCCAAAATGCCGATGTGCTCTACACCGATGTTTGGACATCTATGGGCGAAGAAGACGAAGCCGAAGAAAGAAGAGTAATATTCAAAAAATATCAAATAAACGCTAATCTCCTCTCGCTTGCAAAAGTAAATTGCCTTGTTATGCATTGCTTACCGGCAATTCGCGGTGAAGAAATAACCTCTGATGTTATGGATGGCAAAAACTCTGTAATCTTTGACCAGGCAGAAAACCGCCTGCACATTCAAAAAGCCATTCTAAAACACTACCTAAAATGA